The Methanosphaera stadtmanae DSM 3091 genome includes a window with the following:
- a CDS encoding MraY family glycosyltransferase encodes MPHLIKRLKKADIVGRDIHKLSKPEVAEMGGIGIILGFAIAIMVGVYLYPQWQSQLTITLIVILLTGIIGMVDDLIMLSSKEKLLLLWIAGLPIMWVTPPNVGIIYMIFIPIAVSIASNLTNMLAGFNGIETGLGVIAMTSLTLSCIIMNKYDVAIISFSMLGALLAFLFYNKYPANVFPGDVGTLIIGACIAIIAFIGRVKIIAFIVLIPNIIDGFLKFRSVGVMERQNFKPTEVKENGELVAPSGGFNSLIRYILKRPMKEKQVVYIIWSIGIFFGLLGIIIAYVSKGAII; translated from the coding sequence ATGCCCCATTTAATTAAACGACTTAAAAAGGCAGATATTGTTGGAAGAGATATACATAAGTTAAGTAAGCCTGAAGTTGCAGAGATGGGTGGAATAGGAATCATACTTGGATTTGCAATTGCTATAATGGTTGGAGTATATCTCTATCCTCAATGGCAGTCACAACTTACAATAACACTCATTGTAATACTTCTTACTGGTATTATTGGTATGGTTGATGACTTGATAATGTTATCTTCAAAGGAAAAATTATTACTTCTTTGGATTGCAGGATTACCTATTATGTGGGTTACTCCACCAAATGTAGGCATTATTTACATGATATTCATCCCAATTGCTGTATCTATTGCTTCCAATCTAACAAATATGTTAGCTGGATTTAATGGTATTGAAACAGGACTTGGTGTTATTGCTATGACTTCATTAACATTATCTTGTATTATTATGAATAAATATGATGTAGCTATCATATCATTTTCAATGTTAGGTGCATTACTTGCTTTTTTATTCTACAATAAATATCCTGCTAATGTATTTCCAGGTGATGTTGGAACATTAATAATTGGTGCATGTATTGCAATTATTGCATTTATTGGAAGAGTAAAAATCATTGCATTTATTGTTCTTATTCCCAATATTATTGATGGTTTTCTTAAATTTAGAAGTGTTGGTGTTATGGAACGTCAAAATTTTAAGCCAACAGAGGTTAAAGAGAATGGTGAGCTTGTAGCTCCAAGTGGTGGTTTTAATTCACTTATAAGATACATTCTTAAAAGGCCAATGAAGGAAAAACAAGTTGTTTATATAATTTGGAGTATTGGAATATTTTTTGGTTTACTTGGTATTATAATAGCATATGTAAGTAAAGGTGCTATTATCTAA
- the cca gene encoding CCA tRNA nucleotidyltransferase, producing the protein MNTEDDDTIYNEILSKIKPTKKQREKIITFSDKLMNIISNYAKSKDIQITCKLVGSVAKKTSLVGKADIDIFMAFPLDYSEEDLKKYGLEFGKYCIDTVGGISEKRYASHPYITGLINGFEIDFVPCYNINDTTYLKSAVDRTILHTNYIQSHMTSDETDEVLLLKKFMTCVNTYGANYKVSGFSGYLCELLILKYHTFENVIENAANKWKNQLKIDLENYGTCNNYHDALIVIDPVDKNRNVAAALSIQKFSEFIVASRNYLKNPSINYFQDKTITTTPSELVKLFKQRGSYCYVLSCNVPDVPSDVIYPQVNKTLKSLEKVSGIYDFSLLESGYYIDSSNVAHIILEYDVASLSNVKIHHGPLIYDSKNSDNFRNKYPNAYIHNNKWISLSNRKYITVEDMIKNILLEENMSILKLGKNIKEEVLKDYSFEKMEVFINNTNDENLNNIFLYLHPNYRLEH; encoded by the coding sequence ATCAATACTGAGGATGATGATACTATATATAATGAGATTTTATCAAAAATAAAACCAACTAAAAAACAAAGAGAAAAAATTATTACTTTTTCAGATAAATTAATGAATATTATTTCTAATTATGCTAAAAGTAAAGATATTCAAATTACATGTAAACTTGTAGGTTCTGTTGCTAAGAAAACATCACTTGTTGGTAAAGCAGACATTGATATTTTCATGGCATTTCCACTTGATTATTCAGAGGAAGATTTAAAGAAATATGGATTAGAATTTGGGAAATACTGTATTGATACTGTTGGTGGAATATCTGAGAAAAGATATGCATCTCATCCATATATCACTGGCCTAATTAATGGATTTGAAATTGATTTTGTTCCATGTTACAATATTAATGATACCACATACCTTAAATCTGCAGTTGACAGAACAATTCTCCATACTAACTATATTCAAAGTCATATGACAAGTGATGAGACTGATGAAGTATTGTTACTTAAGAAGTTTATGACATGTGTTAATACATATGGTGCAAATTATAAGGTTAGTGGTTTTTCAGGATATCTTTGTGAGTTATTAATTCTTAAATATCATACATTTGAAAATGTTATAGAAAATGCTGCAAATAAATGGAAAAATCAGTTAAAAATAGATTTAGAGAATTATGGTACTTGTAATAATTATCATGATGCCTTAATAGTAATTGATCCTGTTGATAAAAATAGAAATGTTGCTGCTGCTCTTTCAATTCAGAAATTCTCTGAATTTATTGTTGCTTCACGAAATTATCTTAAAAATCCATCAATTAATTACTTTCAAGATAAAACAATTACAACAACACCTTCTGAATTAGTAAAGTTATTTAAACAAAGGGGAAGTTATTGTTATGTTTTATCATGTAATGTACCTGATGTTCCTAGTGATGTTATATATCCCCAAGTAAATAAGACATTGAAATCATTAGAGAAGGTTTCAGGAATCTATGATTTTTCACTTCTTGAAAGTGGATACTATATTGACTCAAGTAATGTGGCCCATATTATTCTTGAATATGATGTAGCAAGTCTTAGTAATGTTAAAATACATCATGGCCCATTAATATATGACTCAAAAAATAGTGATAATTTTAGAAATAAGTATCCTAATGCATATATTCATAACAATAAATGGATTAGTCTTAGTAACCGTAAATATATTACAGTAGAAGATATGATTAAAAACATACTTCTTGAAGAAAATATGTCAATATTGAAACTTGGAAAAAATATAAAAGAAGAAGTTTTAAAGGACTATTCTTTTGAAAAAATGGAAGTATTTATTAACAATACAAATGATGAAAACTTAAACAACATATTCCTATATTTACATCCAAATTATAGATTAGAACATTAA
- the priL gene encoding DNA primase large subunit PriL, whose product MIETSFINPFSFEAKEIVRKLGQIENLDKKNDSLIDIIKHTHSQKLSSIPETLEQLALHKFQWYLDKKTDNFDDKVYEYLFNPEIYEYDVLSFYFLCQAVAIGFGEDSHEAKQVVELEANLIDNRLERLKSEPNNFQYSFLKEALNQLIDTNNVYWNDLKEVIDLGVIDLNKLLLSNGRVIIEYEDFIEEYGHLIEHRNPQTMYEVICGLNLKKNLLKSIIMKKTRDYIVKVAENSRRMVEPDSIMNELSGKIRQMEQKARERRFGSSNSGAYNDNGPAPYIQEAFPPCVRKCMEGIKSGGRNDAIVLFLTPFISYARLAPNVFSMEYDMKVSDVDPSLEITHKEVIPMIYEAANACRPPLFKDQPQEKININSKLGFGMNSELKLSEEGETRWYTPMSCEKIKLHMPNLCIPCVDCKKIGNPLIYYNRKKRLLEKNNSKATAGEEK is encoded by the coding sequence ATGATAGAAACTTCATTTATAAATCCATTTAGCTTTGAGGCTAAAGAAATTGTAAGAAAATTAGGACAAATTGAAAATTTAGATAAGAAAAATGATTCATTAATAGATATTATAAAACATACACATTCACAGAAACTTTCATCAATACCTGAAACATTAGAACAATTAGCTCTACATAAATTCCAATGGTACTTAGATAAAAAAACTGATAACTTTGATGATAAGGTTTATGAATATTTATTTAATCCTGAAATTTATGAATATGATGTGCTATCCTTTTATTTTTTATGTCAAGCTGTAGCAATAGGTTTTGGTGAGGATAGTCACGAAGCAAAACAAGTTGTAGAATTAGAAGCTAATCTTATAGATAATAGATTAGAAAGACTAAAAAGTGAACCTAATAATTTTCAGTATAGTTTTCTTAAAGAAGCATTAAATCAACTAATTGATACAAATAATGTCTACTGGAATGACTTAAAAGAAGTTATAGACCTTGGAGTAATCGACTTAAATAAATTATTACTGTCAAATGGTAGGGTTATTATAGAATATGAAGACTTTATAGAAGAATATGGACATTTAATTGAACATAGGAATCCACAAACAATGTATGAGGTAATATGTGGATTAAATCTAAAGAAAAATCTATTAAAAAGTATAATAATGAAAAAAACTAGGGATTATATTGTGAAGGTTGCTGAAAATTCTAGGAGAATGGTTGAACCTGATTCAATTATGAATGAATTATCAGGTAAAATAAGACAAATGGAACAAAAGGCAAGGGAGAGAAGATTTGGTTCATCAAATAGTGGTGCATATAATGATAATGGACCTGCACCATACATACAAGAGGCATTTCCACCATGTGTACGTAAGTGTATGGAGGGAATTAAAAGTGGTGGAAGAAACGATGCAATTGTGTTGTTTTTAACTCCATTTATATCATATGCTAGATTGGCACCAAATGTATTTTCAATGGAATATGATATGAAAGTATCTGATGTGGATCCATCACTTGAAATAACACATAAAGAAGTAATTCCAATGATTTATGAGGCTGCAAATGCTTGTAGACCACCATTATTCAAGGATCAGCCACAAGAAAAGATTAACATCAATTCTAAACTTGGTTTTGGTATGAATTCAGAATTAAAACTATCAGAGGAGGGTGAAACTAGGTGGTATACACCTATGAGTTGTGAAAAAATCAAATTACACATGCCAAATTTATGTATTCCTTGTGTTGATTGTAAAAAAATAGGAAATCCCTTGATATATTATAATCGTAAGAAAAGATTACTTGAAAAAAATAATTCAAAAGCAACAGCAGGTGAAGAAAAATGA
- a CDS encoding helix-turn-helix domain-containing protein, whose protein sequence is MSSKIHVNKPLSSRLIIELLDENPDLETIECPQSLYERTSQTYLDALNELGITISIIEQRGRPQKYDEGIRDTIDEMLNSGFNPKAIAKRLHISQKTVYYLKNKKLKQGPKSKYSQDTRNQIVELKNKGTPVKIISRMLDIPIRTVYYILKKEKKLINSKQTGVY, encoded by the coding sequence TTGAGTTCAAAAATACATGTAAACAAACCCTTATCCTCAAGATTAATTATTGAATTATTAGATGAAAACCCTGACCTTGAAACAATAGAATGTCCTCAAAGTTTATATGAAAGAACATCACAAACATACCTTGATGCATTAAATGAATTAGGAATTACAATTTCCATTATTGAACAAAGAGGTCGTCCACAGAAATATGATGAAGGAATAAGAGATACAATTGATGAAATGTTAAATTCAGGTTTTAATCCTAAAGCAATTGCTAAAAGATTACATATTAGCCAGAAAACAGTTTACTATCTTAAAAATAAGAAATTAAAACAAGGTCCCAAATCTAAGTATTCTCAAGATACAAGAAATCAAATTGTTGAACTTAAAAATAAGGGAACACCAGTAAAAATCATTTCACGAATGCTTGATATACCAATTAGAACTGTTTACTATATCTTAAAAAAAGAAAAAAAATTAATTAATTCTAAACAGACGGGAGTGTACTAA
- the priS gene encoding DNA primase catalytic subunit PriS, whose amino-acid sequence MSVELKPASKYERKIFYKEEWNVKDVPDFIRNSLTSREFGFDHYGNGPNDRYKVFVDDLRLKRFIKVKQPFAAYCSVAFYDKPNQRKGWQKSELVFDVDAKDIPIRTCDCAEGEVCEKCLNQAKEIVLMIRDVLSGDFGLTNINLIYSGRGYHVRVLDEDVMDASSELRGDIIQYVTGSKLPDLSNEYGFNDLQPFIIPFGYPKNFTRWSKYTILHLRRSSKLDDVNNQLLRDVLKHRNLLQEDLWGMFRSNIGPIRYKKVMNAISRINMQITDTKVSIDLKRILRLPSTLHSKVSMKSTLIKNIETFDPFDDAVPKFVYERND is encoded by the coding sequence ATGAGTGTTGAATTAAAACCTGCATCTAAATATGAACGTAAAATCTTTTATAAAGAAGAATGGAATGTGAAAGATGTTCCAGATTTCATAAGAAATTCTCTTACAAGTCGTGAATTTGGTTTTGATCATTATGGTAATGGACCAAATGATCGTTATAAGGTATTTGTTGATGATTTACGATTAAAACGTTTTATAAAAGTAAAACAACCATTTGCTGCATATTGTTCTGTGGCATTCTATGATAAGCCAAATCAGAGAAAGGGTTGGCAGAAATCAGAATTAGTATTTGATGTAGATGCAAAGGATATTCCAATAAGAACATGTGACTGTGCTGAAGGAGAAGTATGTGAAAAATGCTTAAATCAGGCAAAGGAGATAGTTTTAATGATAAGGGATGTTCTTAGTGGTGATTTTGGACTAACAAATATAAATCTCATATATTCAGGTAGGGGATACCATGTACGTGTTCTTGATGAAGATGTGATGGATGCATCAAGTGAGTTACGTGGGGATATAATACAGTATGTTACTGGTTCAAAACTACCTGATTTATCAAATGAGTATGGATTTAATGATTTACAACCATTTATTATACCATTTGGTTATCCAAAGAACTTTACAAGATGGTCAAAATATACAATTTTACATCTAAGACGATCTTCTAAATTAGATGATGTTAATAATCAATTATTAAGGGATGTTTTAAAACATAGAAATCTATTACAAGAAGATTTATGGGGTATGTTTAGGAGTAATATTGGACCTATACGTTATAAAAAGGTGATGAATGCAATTTCTAGAATTAATATGCAAATTACTGATACTAAGGTATCAATTGACTTAAAACGTATATTAAGACTTCCATCCACATTACATTCAAAGGTAAGTATGAAATCTACTCTAATAAAGAATATAGAAACATTTGATCCCTTTGATGATGCTGTTCCAAAATTTGTTTATGAACGTAATGATTAA
- a CDS encoding DUF530 domain-containing protein, producing MSDILVTQSEKFLKTIQSKPVIAESIEDFDSFIKIYSYLNSNLKQLQNIRNKMEIRGFTSPYSALKRYSKGGNSSNPEIIPDDVHDQSRHAQYFRIKASNKKNILDQVKSAIASHKIAIGHLEEYVELECKKCGQKYKKKTLEDILVYDENEVESCKCECGSSEFKFDSDMSGICRLELIKYLPLGGEYLLKRSQLTNYSLEAYRKIIKIMKQEKRGRVKSITVIAKIKDENTGKWVSRKMNIDYADESNYELELRKRYGPNVRIELLQFHHKKPSLINDKYVQNALAIAYLHYSENIVSKKIDEIIPKHIHNMKKIDTYNSVLNEARKDAGRLAREAEERIELEEELTYVKLRKVNLITKDHKLDRELKEDLNKESEIKKHYYIETPFILILWDIFKYYLTTSENRRNNYSGPFPNLRPTLDSNQIKVFENIFPKDVIELLQDSGENIDTIPNMKETIQYKLDLETKRKKLHLKSNHAAYGAIALNSKSNISLNKAADLLYVDKDEAAKEKAALQKIEKPSTNKAKKFLEIINK from the coding sequence ATGAGCGACATCTTAGTGACACAAAGTGAGAAGTTTCTTAAAACAATACAAAGTAAACCTGTTATTGCTGAAAGTATTGAAGATTTTGATAGTTTCATAAAAATATATAGCTACCTTAATAGTAACTTAAAACAATTACAAAATATTCGTAATAAAATGGAAATCAGAGGATTTACTTCACCATATAGTGCTTTAAAACGTTATAGTAAAGGAGGAAATTCTAGTAATCCTGAAATTATCCCTGATGATGTACATGATCAATCTAGACATGCACAATACTTCCGTATAAAAGCATCAAATAAGAAAAATATTCTTGATCAGGTAAAATCTGCTATTGCTTCTCATAAAATAGCAATAGGTCACTTAGAAGAATATGTTGAACTTGAATGTAAAAAATGTGGTCAAAAATATAAGAAAAAAACACTTGAAGATATTCTAGTATATGATGAGAATGAAGTAGAAAGTTGTAAGTGTGAATGTGGAAGTTCTGAATTTAAATTTGATTCAGATATGAGTGGAATTTGTAGATTAGAATTAATTAAATACCTACCATTAGGAGGAGAATACCTCCTAAAACGTTCCCAATTAACAAATTATAGTCTTGAAGCATATCGTAAAATAATTAAGATTATGAAACAAGAAAAAAGAGGACGTGTAAAAAGTATAACTGTAATTGCTAAAATAAAAGATGAAAATACTGGTAAATGGGTTAGCAGAAAGATGAATATTGATTATGCTGATGAATCAAACTATGAATTAGAATTACGTAAACGTTATGGACCAAATGTACGTATTGAATTACTTCAATTCCATCATAAAAAACCATCATTAATAAATGATAAATATGTTCAAAATGCCCTAGCAATAGCATATCTTCATTATTCAGAAAATATTGTTAGTAAGAAGATAGATGAGATTATACCCAAACATATTCATAATATGAAAAAGATAGACACTTACAACAGTGTACTTAATGAAGCTAGAAAAGATGCTGGAAGACTTGCAAGAGAAGCAGAAGAACGTATTGAATTAGAAGAAGAATTAACATACGTTAAACTTCGAAAAGTAAATCTTATTACGAAGGATCACAAATTAGATAGAGAATTAAAAGAAGATCTGAATAAAGAATCAGAAATTAAAAAACATTACTACATAGAAACACCATTTATACTAATACTATGGGATATTTTTAAATATTACTTAACAACATCTGAAAATAGACGTAATAACTATTCTGGACCATTTCCTAACCTTAGACCAACATTAGATTCTAATCAAATAAAAGTATTTGAAAATATATTTCCAAAGGATGTAATAGAATTATTACAAGATAGTGGAGAAAATATTGATACAATCCCGAATATGAAGGAAACAATCCAATATAAATTAGATCTTGAAACAAAACGTAAAAAACTACATCTTAAATCAAATCATGCAGCTTATGGTGCTATTGCATTAAATAGTAAGTCTAATATTTCATTAAATAAAGCTGCTGACCTTTTATATGTAGATAAAGATGAAGCTGCAAAAGAAAAAGCAGCACTGCAAAAAATAGAAAAACCATCAACTAATAAAGCAAAAAAATTCTTAGAAATAATAAATAAATAA
- the cbiT gene encoding precorrin-6Y C5,15-methyltransferase (decarboxylating) subunit CbiT: MYFDITPNNEFIKTEKVPGPTKEEIRALVISKVKLTDEDVVVDVGCGTGGLTLEFAKRAKKIYSIDMNPDAIKTTRANLEKFGLQNKVELIEDEGLKALDHIEDFTKLMIGGSGGNLDNIIETGYLKLPIGGRIVITSIVLETATDSVHMLKELGAEPEVVNISVSKGTLLDRGVMMKALNPITIVSARKI; this comes from the coding sequence ATGTACTTTGATATAACACCAAATAATGAATTTATCAAAACAGAAAAAGTACCTGGACCTACAAAAGAAGAAATAAGAGCATTAGTAATTAGTAAAGTAAAGTTAACTGATGAAGATGTTGTTGTTGATGTTGGATGTGGAACTGGGGGCTTAACACTAGAATTTGCAAAAAGAGCTAAAAAAATTTACAGTATAGATATGAATCCTGATGCTATTAAAACTACAAGAGCAAATCTTGAAAAATTTGGACTTCAAAACAAGGTGGAATTAATAGAGGATGAAGGCCTAAAAGCATTAGATCATATTGAAGATTTTACTAAGCTTATGATTGGTGGAAGTGGAGGTAACCTTGATAATATTATTGAAACTGGTTATCTTAAATTACCTATAGGAGGACGTATTGTTATAACATCTATTGTACTTGAAACTGCAACAGATAGTGTACATATGCTTAAAGAACTTGGAGCAGAACCTGAAGTTGTTAACATATCAGTATCCAAAGGAACATTACTTGATAGAGGAGTGATGATGAAAGCATTAAATCCTATTACAATTGTAAGTGCTAGAAAAATATAA
- the metG gene encoding methionine--tRNA ligase, whose amino-acid sequence MSKLFISCALPYANGPCHLGHLRSTYIPADIYARYNRMTGVDTLMVCSTDEHGTPIAVRAEQEKKNPKDITDIYHEIIGNDLKSCNISLDSFRRTTDEIHYKMAQDFFLDLYNKGYIYEKVIDQLYCDECKRSLPDRYVEGTCPYCESEGARGDQCEVCGRHLNPTDLVEPHCLICDSTPHIEQSKQYYFKLHEFEQPLKEWINSNEHLPKNVKNFAKEWLNDGLKDWIMTRDMNWGIPVPLNDAEGKVLYVWAEAFEGYQSSAASWANKHDLDWKEYWDDKTVHFIGKDIIYHHTLFWPSMLMGRGWNLPYSVVGGGYLSLEGRKMSTSKGWVIWVEDFLKKFDSDLLRYYMVINAPLNKDTDFSWDDFQRRVNNELTDNLGNFIHRTFTFTNKFFDGKIPEMGSYTDEDKEFEEKIKALPDVVANYIDNFQFREGLQGIMSLTKEANKYFNDKKPWKGVKEDIESAKTCINLSNQLVHVLSIVLTPYIPISVQKIRKVLNMPTEHVDGFMKFEERTPLVKWDEAKEFLPAGYEINSAKPLFSKIPDEIIKEEKDKLYSLEEENKENEDDNMSDLISIDEFGKVKLVVGQIKEAQKIDGSENLLKLQVDLGKEVRQVVAGIAKRYEVDELIDKKVIVVANLQPAKLFGVESNGMLLATDSMELLTTEGNVGEYIK is encoded by the coding sequence ATGAGTAAATTATTTATATCATGTGCACTTCCATATGCTAATGGTCCATGTCATCTTGGACATCTACGTTCTACATATATTCCTGCAGATATATATGCACGTTATAATCGTATGACTGGAGTAGATACTCTAATGGTATGTTCTACTGATGAACATGGAACACCTATTGCCGTTAGAGCAGAACAAGAAAAAAAGAATCCTAAGGATATTACAGATATATACCATGAAATAATTGGAAATGATTTAAAATCATGTAACATATCCTTAGATAGTTTTAGAAGAACTACTGATGAAATACATTATAAAATGGCACAAGACTTCTTCTTAGACCTTTATAATAAGGGATACATCTATGAAAAAGTAATTGACCAATTATATTGTGATGAATGTAAACGTAGCCTACCTGATAGATATGTTGAAGGTACCTGTCCCTACTGTGAAAGTGAAGGAGCAAGAGGAGATCAGTGTGAAGTATGTGGTCGTCACCTAAATCCTACAGATCTAGTTGAACCCCACTGTTTAATCTGTGACAGTACCCCCCACATTGAACAATCAAAACAATACTACTTTAAGTTACATGAATTTGAACAACCATTAAAAGAATGGATTAATTCAAATGAACATCTGCCTAAAAATGTGAAAAACTTTGCAAAAGAATGGTTGAATGATGGCCTTAAAGATTGGATAATGACAAGAGATATGAATTGGGGAATTCCAGTACCTCTAAATGATGCTGAAGGAAAAGTACTTTATGTATGGGCAGAAGCATTTGAAGGATACCAGTCTTCAGCTGCAAGTTGGGCTAACAAACACGATCTTGACTGGAAAGAATATTGGGATGATAAAACAGTACATTTCATTGGAAAAGATATTATTTATCATCATACATTATTCTGGCCTAGTATGTTAATGGGTCGTGGATGGAACCTACCATATTCCGTTGTTGGTGGAGGATATCTCTCCCTTGAAGGACGTAAAATGTCCACAAGTAAAGGATGGGTAATATGGGTAGAAGATTTCCTTAAAAAATTTGATAGTGATTTACTTAGATACTACATGGTAATAAATGCACCATTAAATAAGGATACTGACTTTTCATGGGATGACTTCCAAAGAAGAGTAAATAATGAATTAACAGACAATCTTGGTAATTTCATTCATAGAACATTTACATTTACAAACAAATTCTTTGATGGTAAAATACCTGAAATGGGAAGTTATACAGATGAAGATAAAGAATTTGAAGAAAAAATCAAAGCACTACCCGACGTAGTTGCTAATTATATTGATAATTTCCAATTTAGAGAAGGATTACAAGGAATAATGTCCCTTACAAAAGAAGCAAACAAATACTTCAATGATAAAAAACCATGGAAAGGTGTAAAAGAAGATATTGAAAGTGCAAAAACATGTATTAACTTATCAAACCAATTAGTACATGTTTTATCAATTGTATTAACACCATACATTCCAATAAGTGTTCAGAAAATAAGAAAAGTATTAAATATGCCAACAGAACATGTTGATGGATTTATGAAATTTGAGGAAAGAACTCCTCTTGTAAAATGGGATGAAGCAAAAGAATTCTTACCTGCAGGATATGAAATCAATAGTGCAAAACCACTATTTTCTAAAATACCTGATGAAATAATAAAAGAAGAAAAAGATAAATTATATTCTCTTGAAGAAGAAAATAAAGAAAATGAGGACGATAATATGAGTGATTTAATAAGTATAGATGAATTTGGAAAAGTAAAATTAGTAGTTGGACAAATAAAAGAAGCACAAAAAATAGATGGAAGTGAAAATTTACTTAAATTACAAGTGGATTTAGGCAAAGAAGTAAGACAAGTAGTAGCAGGAATAGCTAAAAGATATGAAGTAGATGAACTTATTGATAAAAAGGTTATTGTAGTTGCAAATCTTCAACCTGCAAAATTATTTGGTGTAGAATCTAATGGTATGTTACTTGCTACTGATAGTATGGAACTTTTAACAACAGAAGGAAATGTTGGTGAATATATAAAATGA